In Lolium rigidum isolate FL_2022 chromosome 7, APGP_CSIRO_Lrig_0.1, whole genome shotgun sequence, the DNA window ataagttactacctccatttcaaggaataaggcgtcctctttttacgtgctttttgtttgaccaaaaaatactttaaatatataaagattgtttgtatgaaattagcatcattagaaagtgcttttcagtaCGAATCCAACCAACggtgctaattacatataataaaattaaaattttattgctcaatttttatggtcaaagttcgccttGAAATACGAGTGcatcttattccttgaaacggaggtagtactacccactatgaaggtagtaacctagattaGTAACATggtatatgttactagtctaagttactccccactatgaccagcctaagtcctagtcagctggctataagctgGCTATAAGgtttaaaataatatattgttgcctagttggaggagagagaagaggagagagaagaggagtgagctcttatgcaagagtcaGCTCTAGCACATGCTcataggcactatgtgagagtaAATGGTGAGCCATGCACTAATAAAAtagtacaattttatagctcaatattgtacatgttggctctaagatgactacaaatgacatggcacttggcttatagccaacaattggctctactattgaacttgctcttagtgggagtaacatagctagtaacatcacacatctcaagacattttggtgacatggcatgccaataaatcaagaaagagagtgaggtgataactagctatgttatcataacatcacacaccccaaagcaaaatgagtctacaacataataaatgacacaatgcatgacacgacATATAAGTTAgtacccactatggaggtagtaacctagactagtaacatggcatatgttactagtctaagttactcccactatgagcagtcttatatTAGTCCAAAATGCATGCGAAATTTATTTAGCAAGCCTCTTCATGCTAAAGATCATTTAGAACggatttatctacacaatgcataATAATTTGTTTCTAAATCAACAGAATACACAATTTCCCATTACAATGATGTTGCAGCTACACAGATCATGATTCATGGAGCCATTTGATCGAGCAAAAAAAGGTCACAACAAAACACATGGCATAAAAGAGTATAAAACCTTAAAAAGTGGTGCTAATCTCTAGTTAAGTTAGCAATGCACTATGAGTTCACATCAGAGGTTGACATTACTTGTACGGTTGTACCTTTCAACCTGCTTTCAACCAATTTGATTTAATTGCATCCAAAATGTCATCAGGAATTCAGAGTTGATGAACTAGAGTAGGTGATATGCTGTTTTATTTGTTGCATCTGTACGTTCCTCTAGAAGGGGTAGCTAGCTAAGCTACAGTAATGATGGACTGATGAGTGTACCTACTACATCCAATTCTGCAACTTCGGTGTAGAAACATTGCACATATATACTAGAAAAGTTGTATACTTGGCTGTTTGGACGTCAAGTCTAAACATGACCACAAATAGAAAGTCATTCACTTAAATGTTTAACCTTCATACTTACACACTTGATACACCAATTGTGTAAGGAAAATTTGAGTATTTCTCAAACCCCTAAAGTAGATTTTAATTAATTGCCACTACTCAATTTTTTAATTCACGGCTACATCTTTCCAATTTGGAAAAATGTGCACCTCCTTTTTCTCTTCTTATCCCTGCTTCCTACATTCTACTTACCCCTGCCATGGTGGAGGCCGTTATCATGACAACCTAGCAAAAAAAAGCCTGTGGAGTGTGGACAATCCTAGCTCACACAAATCTCTAAAATGCTCCCGAAATTAGATCTGGAGTAGTAAGCCACAGCTCCAACAGGAGTTACAAAGGAATTTTCAAGGCATGACATCAAACATCTTACGCAAAAGCAAATCTATAGTTAACAAGGGAATCATCACATCTAGTGCGAAATGCATTCTAGATTAACTTGTAGAAACTAGATAAGGGACGGTTGCATTTCCCAGATCCCAGTATAGCTACATAAAGTTTAGGCAAATTAGAATCCATCTCGACCCTGAAACCAAGATAGGTGTACTAGTTGAATACCTTGACATGTATAAGTTTATGGGAGAACCATTTCAAGAGCATACCATTGTGTATTGCAGGCGTATCCATACTCAACACAAACAGTTATATGCAACATCAAGTGATTTGGCTTAGGGATTCCATTTCAATAAACTATCACCGAACCAATAATAAAATTGGATGATCACAGGAAATTCATTACTTATTTCCATTAACTCGATATCATGGATTCTTCGTAACATTTGTATTGAAATGAAAAACCTCCTCACAGATAGAAACAAAGTGCTGACCCTTCCTAGGCATTACATCAGGCACCACACGCGCAAGCGGGCAAAGGCAAGCAAATCATGGGGATCTAAGAGACTCCGGCGACTAACCAGAGGCTAATTCCCCGCCTCAGCGGCGGAGGCcgccttcggcggcggcggggcgtgcGAGACGACGAGCGGAGGCCTGGGCGCGCGGCGCTGCTCGTCGGCCAGCTTCCGCGCGTTGTACATCTCCTCGGtctcgacgacgacgaggcgcttgACCTGGGTGAGCATGCCGAGAAGGGAGGGCGTGGTGCGGTGCTCGACGG includes these proteins:
- the LOC124677801 gene encoding uncharacterized protein LOC124677801 encodes the protein MSGSAFNAFKAKVPVEWSPRLYITLVRGLPGTRKLHRRTLEAMRLRRCHRTVEHRTTPSLLGMLTQVKRLVVVETEEMYNARKLADEQRRAPRPPLVVSHAPPPPKAASAAEAGN